In Archangium violaceum, the following are encoded in one genomic region:
- a CDS encoding DEAD/DEAH box helicase produces MSDIQPPEQPETTAEAPTRPAEYVADVSFDDLNLSEPLRRGITERGYTHPTPVQAKAFRPVMEGRDLIVRSKTGTGKTAAFGLPLLEKISAEDKRVRALILCPTRELALQVSEELSALGKHKGVKVAAIYGGASMKQQEDALEEGTQIIVGTPGRVFDHINRGNLKLEACSHAVLDEADEMLNQGFYEEVTRILDRLPKDRQVLLFSATVPTDIQNLIARYTTNAETLLLSGDVFTVEHIHHIRYDVSDAFPKPRNLIYVLEAEEPHNAIIFCNTRDDTALVTAVLNRNGFDADLLNGDLPQKERERVMGKVKRGEVAFMVATDIAARGIDISGLEYVINYSLPEDPAVYLHRVGRTGRIGNKGTAINLFSGRELATYSVLEKKFGIKFEKREMPAPEEAMRLWAERHVREIREAASGSIFEGFLPLAAQLKGRADADDLVAFLLKYFFSHLRMEKAQAAGETEREPQQERKPEGRRKERERGERPRDRERDRDKPRREERREGRAEPSGESRERGERAERGDKRRRERGERGPAGQEAAPGEVKLWVNLGTDDGLGPGSIVTALEEAGAPANKVVRADLKPGFAYVFIAQEDLAAFEALTGKPYKDKALKVEKSRPRGERDPNRPPPSPDAGPGEVKLKFNLGMDDGLDEAKFIAALEAAGAPAGKVNKAVLRPHYGYAYVPEAEAQAFEALDGKQHGEKALKVDRHRPRGFRERPPRPERPERQESTPEVPGQARLWVGLGRSDGLDEAALTSALEGLGAPAGKVQRVELKPTYAYVFIADEDVPAFEALNGKQHGEKTLKLERARRR; encoded by the coding sequence ATGAGCGACATTCAACCTCCGGAGCAGCCGGAAACCACTGCCGAAGCCCCGACCCGCCCCGCCGAGTACGTCGCGGACGTCAGCTTCGATGACTTGAACCTCTCCGAGCCCCTGCGACGCGGCATCACGGAGCGCGGTTACACCCACCCCACCCCCGTCCAGGCCAAGGCCTTCCGGCCCGTCATGGAGGGCAGGGATCTCATTGTCCGGAGCAAGACGGGCACGGGCAAGACGGCCGCCTTCGGCCTGCCCCTGCTGGAGAAGATTTCCGCCGAGGACAAGCGCGTGCGCGCCCTCATCCTCTGCCCCACCCGAGAGCTGGCCCTCCAGGTGTCCGAGGAGCTCTCCGCCCTGGGCAAGCACAAGGGCGTCAAGGTCGCGGCCATCTACGGCGGCGCCTCCATGAAGCAGCAGGAGGACGCGCTCGAGGAGGGCACGCAGATCATCGTCGGCACCCCCGGCCGGGTGTTCGACCACATCAACCGCGGCAACCTCAAGCTCGAGGCCTGCTCCCACGCGGTGCTCGACGAAGCCGACGAGATGCTCAACCAGGGCTTCTACGAGGAGGTGACGCGCATCCTCGACAGGCTCCCCAAGGACCGGCAGGTGCTGCTCTTCAGCGCCACGGTGCCCACGGACATCCAGAACCTGATTGCCCGCTACACCACCAACGCCGAGACGCTGCTGCTCTCCGGCGACGTCTTCACCGTCGAGCACATCCACCACATCCGCTACGACGTGTCGGACGCCTTCCCCAAGCCGCGCAACCTCATCTACGTGCTGGAGGCGGAGGAGCCGCACAACGCCATCATCTTCTGCAACACGCGGGATGACACGGCGCTGGTGACGGCGGTGCTCAACCGCAACGGCTTCGACGCGGACCTGCTCAACGGGGACCTGCCGCAGAAGGAGCGCGAGCGGGTGATGGGCAAGGTGAAGCGCGGCGAGGTGGCCTTCATGGTGGCCACGGACATCGCGGCGCGCGGCATCGACATCTCCGGCCTCGAGTACGTCATCAACTACTCGCTGCCCGAGGACCCGGCCGTCTACCTGCACCGGGTGGGCCGCACCGGCCGCATCGGCAACAAGGGCACCGCCATCAACCTCTTCTCCGGCCGCGAGCTGGCCACCTACTCCGTGCTGGAGAAGAAGTTCGGCATCAAGTTCGAGAAGCGCGAGATGCCCGCCCCCGAGGAGGCCATGCGCCTGTGGGCCGAGCGCCACGTGCGGGAGATCCGCGAGGCCGCCTCCGGCTCCATCTTCGAGGGCTTCCTGCCCCTGGCCGCCCAGCTCAAGGGCCGGGCGGACGCGGATGACCTCGTCGCCTTCCTGCTCAAGTACTTCTTCAGCCACCTACGCATGGAGAAGGCCCAGGCCGCCGGGGAGACCGAGCGCGAGCCCCAGCAGGAGCGCAAGCCCGAGGGCCGCCGCAAGGAGCGCGAGCGCGGTGAGCGCCCCCGCGACCGGGAACGGGACAGGGACAAGCCCCGCCGCGAGGAGCGCCGGGAGGGCCGCGCGGAGCCGTCCGGCGAGTCGCGTGAGCGTGGCGAGCGCGCGGAGCGTGGCGACAAGCGCCGCCGTGAGCGCGGCGAGCGTGGCCCCGCCGGGCAGGAGGCCGCCCCTGGCGAGGTGAAGCTGTGGGTCAACCTGGGCACCGATGACGGCCTGGGCCCCGGCAGCATCGTCACCGCCCTGGAGGAGGCCGGCGCCCCCGCCAACAAGGTGGTGCGGGCCGATCTCAAGCCGGGCTTCGCCTATGTCTTCATCGCCCAGGAGGACCTGGCCGCTTTCGAGGCCCTCACCGGCAAGCCGTACAAGGACAAGGCCCTGAAGGTGGAGAAGAGCCGGCCCCGTGGCGAGCGCGACCCGAACCGGCCGCCGCCCTCGCCCGACGCCGGCCCCGGCGAGGTGAAGCTGAAGTTCAACCTGGGCATGGACGACGGCCTCGACGAGGCGAAGTTCATCGCCGCCCTGGAGGCCGCTGGCGCCCCCGCGGGCAAGGTGAACAAGGCGGTGCTCCGCCCCCACTACGGCTACGCCTACGTGCCCGAGGCGGAGGCGCAGGCCTTCGAGGCGCTCGACGGCAAGCAGCACGGCGAGAAGGCCCTGAAGGTGGATCGGCACAGGCCCCGCGGCTTCCGCGAGCGCCCGCCGCGCCCCGAGCGCCCCGAGCGCCAGGAGTCCACGCCCGAGGTGCCCGGTCAGGCCCGCCTGTGGGTGGGACTGGGCCGCTCCGATGGGTTGGATGAGGCCGCCCTCACCAGCGCCCTGGAAGGACTGGGCGCCCCGGCGGGCAAGGTGCAGCGCGTGGAGCTCAAGCCCACCTACGCGTACGTCTTCATCGCCGACGAGGACGTGCCCGCCTTCGAGGCCCTCAACGGCAAGCAGCACGGCGAGAAGACGCTGAAGCTGGAGCGGGCCCGGCGCCGGTAG
- a CDS encoding sigma-70 family RNA polymerase sigma factor: MANGRKKTGGTGTRTRAKRPAAAPPPEEAEAVEAESSEPEPESLEPAPEELEEVEAEVEESPKVPARALVRAGESGLARADPLQAYMAEVTRHPLLTREEETALARHYRDTGDVQAAYRLVAANLRLVVKLAHEYHRNPLSLLDLVQEGNIGLMQAVKKYDPERGVKLSSYAAWWIRAYILRYIMDNWKMVKLGTTEAQRKLFFKLRQEQEKLMAQGFEVTPKMLAERLNVTEQDVVEMDQRLGHDEMSLDAPVGGEDSSATRMDRFLPSAAQGADERLGNEQLKALFREKLGEFSKSLEGKERFIFENRLIADEPLTLQDIGDKYGVSRERARQIEAALINRMRDYMREHIPDFDLVAVPKG; the protein is encoded by the coding sequence ATGGCGAATGGGAGGAAGAAAACGGGAGGTACGGGAACCCGGACCCGGGCGAAGCGTCCGGCCGCGGCCCCGCCCCCCGAGGAAGCAGAGGCCGTGGAGGCGGAATCCTCCGAGCCGGAACCGGAATCCCTGGAGCCGGCCCCCGAGGAGCTGGAGGAGGTGGAGGCCGAGGTGGAGGAGTCCCCCAAGGTCCCCGCCAGGGCCCTGGTGAGGGCGGGGGAGTCGGGGCTGGCCCGGGCCGACCCCCTCCAGGCGTACATGGCCGAGGTGACGCGCCACCCGCTGCTCACCCGGGAGGAGGAGACGGCGCTCGCCCGGCACTACCGGGATACGGGGGACGTACAGGCGGCCTATCGGCTGGTGGCGGCCAACCTGCGACTGGTGGTGAAGCTGGCCCACGAGTACCACCGCAACCCCCTGTCCCTGCTGGACCTGGTGCAGGAGGGCAACATCGGGCTGATGCAGGCGGTCAAGAAGTACGATCCGGAGCGGGGGGTGAAGCTCAGCTCCTACGCCGCATGGTGGATACGCGCCTACATCCTGCGTTACATCATGGACAACTGGAAGATGGTGAAGCTGGGGACGACGGAGGCCCAGCGGAAGCTCTTCTTCAAGTTGCGCCAGGAGCAGGAGAAGTTGATGGCGCAGGGCTTCGAGGTGACGCCGAAGATGCTGGCCGAGCGCCTCAACGTCACCGAGCAGGACGTGGTGGAGATGGACCAGCGGCTGGGTCACGACGAGATGTCGTTGGACGCGCCGGTGGGAGGAGAGGACTCGTCGGCGACGAGGATGGACCGTTTCCTGCCGTCGGCGGCGCAGGGGGCCGATGAGCGGCTGGGCAACGAGCAGCTCAAGGCGCTCTTCCGGGAGAAGCTGGGGGAGTTCTCGAAGTCGTTGGAGGGAAAGGAGCGGTTCATCTTCGAGAACCGACTCATCGCGGACGAGCCGCTGACGCTCCAGGACATCGGTGACAAGTACGGGGTGAGTCGCGAGCGGGCGAGGCAGATAGAGGCCGCGCTCATCAACCGGATGCGCGACTACATGCGCGAGCACATTCCGGACTTCGATCTGGTGGCGGTGCCGAAGGGATGA
- a CDS encoding YkgJ family cysteine cluster protein — protein MPLSTLCLRCGLCCDGTLFTHVPLRPDEVAPLKALGLPVREREDGRPVLPQRCAALDGRRCTAYAERPEGCRRYHCQLFSALSEGEVSLEEALSVVDGAHALLATAGEARGPEVEDYLDRHFRGRHRRYSAQ, from the coding sequence ATGCCTCTCTCCACCCTCTGCCTGCGCTGCGGCCTGTGCTGCGACGGCACGCTCTTCACCCACGTGCCGCTCCGGCCTGACGAGGTCGCTCCCTTGAAGGCCCTCGGCCTGCCGGTGAGGGAGCGAGAGGACGGAAGGCCCGTGCTCCCCCAGCGCTGCGCGGCGCTGGACGGGCGACGGTGCACCGCCTACGCCGAGCGCCCCGAGGGCTGCCGCCGCTACCACTGCCAGCTCTTCTCCGCCCTCTCCGAGGGCGAGGTGTCCCTGGAGGAAGCGCTCTCGGTCGTGGATGGAGCGCATGCGCTGCTCGCCACCGCGGGCGAGGCGCGTGGACCCGAGGTGGAGGACTACCTCGACCGGCACTTCCGGGGCCGCCACCGGCGCTACTCGGCACAGTAG
- a CDS encoding nucleotidyltransferase: protein MNVQDTDKLPETQDSQKASPEQTSRPSKAPPPMQADQRPPIERGAHLLALSTLKNAEIPFVVAGAYALHLYTGIYRDTKDLDIFLKREHVQRAMEALGSMGFQTKMHDPVWIAKAYANDEYFADLIFSSGNGVAVVDDYWIDRSNPGVVHGLPILVAPPEDIIWSKAFVCERERFDGTDINHLILARGKQMDWKHLMMRFTPHWEVLLAHLTFYRFSYPGQRDHVPRWVWDELLDRARDQHNEPEKKKLCRGMLIAKGQYSVDVEHWGYADARLEEVATFRDYKK, encoded by the coding sequence ATGAATGTTCAAGATACCGACAAGCTGCCGGAGACGCAGGACAGCCAGAAGGCATCTCCGGAGCAGACGAGCAGGCCGAGCAAGGCCCCACCTCCCATGCAGGCGGATCAGCGCCCACCCATCGAACGGGGCGCGCACCTGCTGGCGCTGAGCACGCTCAAGAACGCGGAGATTCCCTTCGTGGTGGCGGGCGCCTACGCGCTCCACCTGTACACGGGCATCTATCGCGACACCAAGGACCTGGACATCTTCCTCAAGCGCGAGCACGTGCAGCGCGCGATGGAGGCCCTGGGGAGCATGGGCTTCCAGACGAAGATGCATGACCCGGTGTGGATCGCCAAGGCGTACGCCAACGACGAGTACTTCGCCGACCTCATCTTCAGCTCGGGCAACGGTGTGGCGGTGGTGGACGACTACTGGATCGACCGGTCCAACCCGGGCGTCGTCCACGGCCTGCCCATCCTCGTGGCGCCGCCCGAGGACATCATCTGGTCCAAGGCCTTCGTCTGCGAGCGCGAGCGCTTCGACGGCACGGACATCAATCACCTCATCCTCGCCCGCGGCAAGCAGATGGACTGGAAGCACCTGATGATGCGGTTCACGCCGCACTGGGAGGTGCTGCTGGCCCACCTGACCTTCTACCGCTTCAGCTACCCGGGCCAGCGCGACCACGTGCCCCGCTGGGTCTGGGACGAGCTGCTCGACCGGGCCCGCGACCAGCACAACGAGCCCGAGAAGAAGAAGCTCTGCCGGGGAATGTTGATCGCCAAGGGCCAGTACAGTGTGGACGTCGAGCACTGGGGTTACGCCGACGCCCGGTTGGAGGAGGTCGCGACGTTCCGCGACTACAAGAAGTAG
- a CDS encoding MBL fold metallo-hydrolase translates to MRLTLHRGVSLAVLASARTEAEHHEDLGCSIQGPTARPVRQAHVPLKQRLAELGPERALREAKSLVRWLEETPRYAALREGGRRRGGRYPLRHEVLFPDAAKHKPRILHLRQEERGLDFPVKAREWPALAELFASLARGATRAELRALALEPAVGELLADMSSVGWLVRHEGPVEVPTPGALFVGHNTVLVASARARVLVDPYFRPASGLDRPDYQPMQPRDLGPVDAVVITHSHGDHFHLGSLLQLPRDTRIFVPAVERESLFSTDCVLRLKQLGYTRVEPLRWGEERRVGDITVRALPFHGEQPTDGEGLYPGLFNEGNTWLVRTPDFSAAFFADAGHDVRGDMDGVCRALREEAPVDVLFCGVRGFRLKPLFFGYTTLDAYLVDVPLDALATPQQLMAGPEEALRYGELLGARYVVPCADGGAPWYWREGMGPRYPGYPGEPVSGASTLDENPDADPYPERLKQVRRQVGHGPQALLLRPGESLAWRGRKAPDIHPHPGFRWPFGGIPARRGA, encoded by the coding sequence ATGCGGCTCACCCTCCACCGTGGCGTCAGCCTGGCCGTCCTCGCCTCGGCCCGTACCGAGGCGGAGCACCATGAGGACCTGGGTTGCAGCATCCAGGGCCCCACCGCCCGGCCCGTGCGGCAGGCCCATGTCCCCCTGAAGCAGCGGCTCGCGGAGCTGGGGCCGGAGCGGGCCCTGCGCGAGGCGAAGTCCCTGGTGCGCTGGCTGGAGGAGACCCCGCGCTATGCCGCGCTGCGCGAGGGCGGCAGGCGCCGGGGCGGGCGCTACCCGCTGCGCCACGAGGTGCTGTTCCCCGACGCGGCGAAGCACAAGCCGCGCATCCTCCACCTGCGCCAGGAGGAGCGGGGGCTCGACTTCCCCGTGAAGGCCCGCGAGTGGCCCGCCCTCGCCGAGCTCTTCGCCTCGCTGGCGCGCGGAGCCACCCGGGCCGAGCTGCGAGCCCTCGCCCTGGAGCCCGCGGTGGGCGAGCTGCTCGCAGACATGTCGAGCGTGGGCTGGCTCGTCCGCCACGAGGGCCCGGTGGAGGTGCCCACCCCGGGGGCCCTCTTCGTCGGTCACAACACCGTGCTGGTGGCGAGCGCCCGGGCCCGAGTCCTGGTGGACCCCTACTTCCGCCCCGCCAGCGGGCTCGACCGGCCGGACTACCAGCCGATGCAACCGAGGGACCTCGGCCCGGTGGACGCGGTGGTCATCACCCACTCGCACGGGGACCACTTCCACCTGGGCTCGCTGCTCCAGCTCCCGCGCGACACGCGCATCTTCGTGCCCGCGGTGGAGCGCGAGAGCCTCTTCTCCACCGACTGCGTGCTGCGGTTGAAGCAGCTCGGGTATACCCGCGTCGAGCCCCTGCGCTGGGGCGAGGAGCGGCGGGTGGGCGACATCACCGTGCGCGCCCTGCCCTTCCACGGCGAGCAGCCCACCGACGGCGAGGGCCTCTACCCGGGCCTCTTCAACGAGGGGAACACCTGGCTGGTGCGCACACCGGACTTCTCGGCGGCCTTCTTCGCCGATGCCGGGCACGACGTGCGCGGAGACATGGACGGCGTGTGCCGCGCGCTGCGCGAGGAGGCACCCGTGGACGTGCTCTTCTGCGGTGTGCGGGGCTTCCGGCTCAAGCCGCTCTTCTTCGGCTACACCACCCTGGACGCCTACCTGGTCGACGTGCCCCTGGACGCGCTCGCCACACCGCAGCAGCTCATGGCCGGGCCAGAGGAGGCCCTGCGCTACGGCGAGCTGCTCGGCGCGCGCTACGTGGTGCCCTGTGCCGACGGCGGTGCGCCCTGGTATTGGCGCGAGGGCATGGGCCCGCGCTACCCGGGCTACCCTGGCGAGCCGGTGAGTGGCGCCAGCACCCTGGACGAGAACCCGGACGCGGATCCGTACCCCGAGCGCCTGAAGCAGGTGCGCCGGCAGGTGGGGCACGGGCCCCAGGCGCTGCTGCTCCGCCCCGGCGAGTCCCTGGCCTGGCGGGGGCGCAAGGCACCGGACATCCACCCGCACCCGGGCTTCCGCTGGCCCTTCGGCGGCATCCCGGCACGCCGCGGGGCATGA
- a CDS encoding DUF6683 family protein, whose amino-acid sequence MNDFSRTVFAIAVGCILLGSAGEAGAQPTSPYRQYSGSMFVNGNLKLFFRKQWWAHDLREQGRNTAGGRQALVGTEEASGILQVKLPLAVSSFRSVGGPIVPRRLAAGLQDIDEEHRQSLETSFSSLLKGYEQHLDRNDEQRLKNNLAGAFSFLFASAYLALKNQELSDEQRESMLEQLNDGIAMALKERRLSDRDKQEMYESVVLAGTIVRGLYAEGRDKGRPEQLKLARELGKDLLEQMLGLTLDKVRVDGDSVRLD is encoded by the coding sequence ATGAACGACTTTTCCAGGACGGTTTTCGCCATCGCCGTGGGGTGCATCCTGCTCGGCTCGGCGGGTGAGGCGGGCGCGCAGCCCACGAGCCCGTACCGGCAGTACAGCGGCAGCATGTTCGTCAACGGCAACCTCAAGCTCTTCTTCCGCAAGCAGTGGTGGGCCCATGACTTGCGGGAGCAGGGGAGGAACACCGCCGGGGGGCGCCAGGCCCTCGTGGGCACCGAGGAGGCTTCCGGCATCCTGCAGGTGAAGCTGCCGCTCGCGGTGTCGTCGTTCCGCTCGGTGGGCGGGCCCATCGTGCCCCGCCGGCTGGCCGCGGGCCTCCAGGACATCGACGAGGAGCACCGTCAGTCGCTCGAGACCTCCTTCAGCTCGCTGCTGAAGGGCTATGAGCAGCACCTGGATCGGAACGACGAACAGCGATTGAAGAACAACCTCGCCGGGGCCTTCAGCTTCCTCTTCGCGTCTGCCTATCTGGCGCTCAAGAACCAGGAGCTGAGCGACGAGCAGCGCGAGAGCATGCTGGAGCAGCTCAACGATGGCATCGCCATGGCGCTCAAGGAGCGGCGGCTGTCGGATCGCGACAAGCAGGAGATGTATGAGTCGGTGGTGCTCGCGGGCACCATCGTCCGAGGGCTCTACGCCGAGGGGCGCGACAAGGGCCGCCCGGAGCAGCTGAAGCTGGCGCGGGAGCTGGGCAAGGACCTGCTGGAGCAGATGCTGGGCCTGACCCTGGACAAGGTGCGCGTCGATGGCGACAGCGTGAGGCTCGACTGA